In Pan paniscus chromosome 15, NHGRI_mPanPan1-v2.0_pri, whole genome shotgun sequence, the sequence ctgggtgtggtggtgtgcacctgtaatcccagctactcgggaggctgaggcaagagaattgcttgaatccaggaggcggaggttgcagtgagctgagactgtgccattgcactccagcctggccaacaagagggaaactctgtctcaaaaaaaagaaaaagaaaaaaaaattatttgtgagcTTTTTGTATATTGCTTAAGGAATAAAACAAGGCAACCTGATAATCCCCAAGATGTGATGTTTCTTTTCAGAAGATATGCATTTACCACTTTCAAAACTTTGCACtaagaaagacaaaataataataatgataatacaaAATTCAGTGTAGCCACTGTTCTTGATccctaaaaataataaagattcatAAAAACAAAGTTCCAGACATACAGACTAAAGAAGCAAATTCTAGTTAACAAGTACTATTAGCTTGAAATGAGCTATGCTAGCATTTTCTTAACTTAGATGCTTATCAAtaagaaaatttatatatatacatatatatataatataaaataatgggAGAGAGGAAGAGTACAGACTATAAAGAATGAGGTATTATGTCCTAAAAATTGCTTTGAGAAATGACAGAATGCCCGGCTTATCATAATAAAGAGTGACAAAGTAGTAAGACTATATAATAAGCAATATTTCAAAGATGGTGGTAGGAAGAAAAAGGCTgtcatttttttagaaaaacctAGATGTAAAAAAAATGTGAGATTTGCTAAATGATGTTTATATTTTACAGTTAGATattctctaaacaaaacaaaatatccttCATATGGACATTTCTGGAAGTACTACTGCAGTGGGACTGAAATTCTCTAGTTCCTGGTCCCTCTTTCccctctgaaaaacaaaatcactTCTATAATATATTCTTTCTCTGCCCTATTATTTAAATTGAGAATGTGAACCAGTACAGACATTATGGAAAAtatggaaattcctcaaaaaattaaaaatagaattaccatctgatccagcaattccacttatgGGTACAAATCTAAAGGAAGTGAAATCAGTACCTTGAAgtgatatctacactcccatgttcattttagcattattcataatagccaagatatggaaacaacctaagtgtccattagtgaatgaatggataaagaaaatgtgtgtgtgtgtgtatatatatatatatatatatatatatatggaatattattccacaatggaatattattcagccataaaacaatGGAACTCCTGgcatttgtgaaaacatggataaTTAATGGACATTAATGCTAAGTGATATAAGCAAGATACAGAAAAACAAGTACTATGTGATTTCACTTATGCGGAATCTAAAAAGTCATACTCAAAagcagagtagaatgatggttgccaggagcCAGAAGatggaggaaatggggagatctTGGTCAAAAGGTacacattttggccaggcacagtggctcacacctatgatcccaacactttgggaggccaacgtaggtggatcacctgagcccaggagtttgagactagcctgggcaacgtggcaaaaacccatctctacaaaaattacaaaacctagccaggcatggtggtgtgcacctatagtctcagctactcaggaggctggggtgggaggattgcttgagcctgggaggtagagattgcagtgagccatgatcacgccactgcagactccagcctgggtgacagggcgagaccctgtctcaaagaaaaaaatggtagatATTTTCAGTTATAAGATAAATAACTTATGTTATTATAACTTACAAATTCTAAGGATCTAatatacagcatggtgactacagttaataatactgtatagcatatttgaaatttgctaagaaagtagattttaagtgttctcaccacacacaaaaaaaggtaaCTGGGTGACatgtattaattagcttgattgtggtaatcattttacaGTGTATGTTAGATCATCACaatgtataccttaaatatatataatttttatgtgtcaattataaagaaaatcttTGATCATTAAGGAAGCTGAATATCCTGCTATATCTAACTCAAGCTGAGAAGGGGGAAAAAGCACAATAGCTAACACTTAGAACACTCCCAAGTTGTGTTTTAAgtgcttttcatatttaaattcaTGTAATTCCCATAACAATCCTGTGACTGGGCACTATTATCATCATTAATCTCCATCTTATATTAATAGATGGGGAGACTGAGTGATAGAGAAGTAACTTGCTTTAAGGGcatggggcagagctgggatttgaacccaggtagccTAGCACCAGGCTGCATGCTCTGCCAGGAGGCTGTGCTTCCTCTGTAGTTAGGTGGCCTGTCCCTCTCAACTCTTTCCATCACTGGGCACAAAACTACTGCATCAGCTGTCCTCCATACTTAAAACTCAGGTATACTCTTTGATGAAACTCTACCTTTAGAGCTTCTACCCACACTACCAAGTCCCAACAATACCAAAACACTCATAAGGGATCTGGCCCAAAGCAAACTGTTCCACATTACTACTTGGTAGAAAACGAAAAGCTCCTTTTTGATTTTTCACACTCTGGACATTTTAGTGTGTCATGACCCAGTCTGATAACCTTTTATGTCTCTCAAGCATTTTGTTGTGTTTGTAACTTTTTACCCCCTAATTCATTTTCACTGTCCTGCAAAGAGTTGGAATAAATTAAATGTCTAACAATTAGTGGATTGCTTAAATTTTTGCAGGTATGTATAGTATGATcttgttttataattctttttttatctgTCAATCCCTATTGATTAATTTCTAAAAGAAGGTGGTAACAAAGTATATCAAATGCTAACAGTAAAAACCATCCTCAGCAATAATCTTTTGCTGCATAATCATCTATAATTTTTGGTTTACTTCATTACATTTCCTATACTGTCTATAAATTAAATTCTTTTGAGGGTCACAATTTCTCAGAAATGGTTAATAGTATTCCCTGACTAATTGCTATAAAGAATGAGTGCTGAAAGAATGATAATCAGCATATTTCCTTAGACAGGGGAATAGGCACATCTTAGATGTGCTGAGTACTTCGGGAATGAGGTAAAACTGCATGCATCTGTTTTAACAACACAGTAAGTGCTTTGACAGGAAAGCATAGGGGCTGAGGTGCACTTGGTCCTGGGGAGAAGTGGGAGGGAAGGCCAGGTACCATTCCAAGGAGGTGACATGGGAGTTGAGACTGGTAGGATGGGTAGGAGTTGGTGGGGAGAAACAGTAGGGAAAGAGCATTTTGACACACACACTGGTCAAACAATATGTATAGAAGAAAAACATGGCAATCTTTGATTTGATTTTACCTTGTACGAAACTTCTCTCTCCAAGACTAGTAATAATTTATAGTAAACCAAAAGATATGCAtggggataaaatattttttatttatttttctttatatcatgAGATTGGTGGACGGTTAGAAAGGTTTTTtgattttgaaatagagtcttgctctatcacccgggctggagtacagtggcaccatcctggctcactgcaacctccgcctcctcggttcaagcaattctcatgcctcagcctcccgagtagctgggattacaggcatgcaccaccatgcccggctactttttgtatttttagtagagatggggtttcactatgttggccaggttggtcttgaactcctggcctcaagtgatctgccttggcctcccaaagtgctgggattacagacatgagccactgcacccagccagaaagttTTTTAAACACTGGAAAATTCTGTACCTTCCTGCAAGATTGGTACATATTATTAAGAAACTTAGAAATTGGTCTTACCACACCACTCTTAAAGTTCTCAATCCTTTTCTTCCCCATCTTGTTGGTTATCCACCAGGCCCAGGTTGGCATGTATTGCCACAAATATGTTACTAACAAGAAAGGTTGTTCTGAGATCCAAACTTCTTTCAAATCATTGGCCATGCTGATTAACATCAGCCGCACACAACGACTGGTTGTCATCTTGTGGGACTGGTCTCCATTATTGCCTATAGtctaagaaaagttaaaaattaagtgAATTTATCCAAGCGATTTCACACAACTTTAAGCTAGAAAGGACTCAAATGCCGTCTAGTTGAGTGGTTCCTTTAGTGGAGCTTCATGCCCCTTAGGAGTCTCCATAGGTACTAATGTGAGTTTATAAACTAtttgtaatatttcaaaaagcCTAACAGAAACCATATGCTTACTAGATAATATAGTGCAGGCTAACTAAAAGATGAAGATTCTTTGCTTTTAATTAGAATTGCATCACCCTAATGTGCTTAATGACAATTATCccttttgtaataaaaatcaaACTATTAAGACAATGCATTTAGCAAATGAAATTCCATAAACAATTTTCATAATGGCAGGAGTTGTTTTGTGAATAATTCACATAAAAGCACTTCTAAGACAAAAACTCTGATATACAGTGATACAACACCAATATATAATGCCAATATATAACTagtaaacattcaaattattcccAACTAGAAATTTTTACCTTTGTGACTTCTCCAGTTAGGGAATTTTCCACAATATTTGATTGCACAGGTCCTGGGCAAATGTTAGAAACTATTATACCTGGGTATGTGGCAAGTTCTGTTCGAAGGCCATTAAAAAAACCctaacaggcaaaaaaaaaaaaaaaaaaaaaggaaaaaggcaaataaatacaGACACATATCTCATGATTTATCAAAATATGTTCTAAAATGTGTGAGTAAAGGACAGGTAGTGTAATCATGCAAGCTTATTAggcactttttaaattatattttaagttctagggtacatgtgcacaacatgcaggtttgttacatatgtatacatgtgccacgttggtgtgctgcacccattaactggtcatttacattaggcatatctcctaatgctatccgtccccactccccccaccccatgacaggccccactgtgtgatgttccccttcctgtgtccaagtgttctcattgttcagttcccacctatgagtgagaacatgcagtgtttggttttttgtccttgcaatagtttgctgagaatgatggtttccagcttcatccatgcccctacaaaggacatgaactcatccttttttatggctgcatagtattccatggtgtatatgtgccacattttcttaatccagtccatcattgatggacatttgagttggttccaagtctttgctattgtgaatagtgtatTAGGCAGTGTATTTTAACAGTAGACTGGAGGCAATCTAGAACAGACATTCTCAGCTCTTTCCAGGTATAAGTGGTTCACCCCCTTTGATAGTGAGGGGTCTTCCCATCAATGATTTTTATGGTAGGCATGCACTGGATAGGTAAAAAGAACTATCCCTGAAGATTCTGATATACGCTCTTCATACCAGtcctcctctccccactccaAAAGGGGTGTATGTCCTCCACTGAGAATCACTGAGGTCAGGTTTCTATTTATTCCCCAAAGTAGTCTAAAGTGCAAATTTTGGGGGCAAAGGTGAGGAAGATGGGATTAGTACTTCACAGAAAGTATCAGAAAGAATGAATTCaactttttccatttatattactattttaacagtattaattcattttagcaaacatttatctttttgggTAATAAGAGGGTATGtagctaattaaaaatttaatatgattGCCTACTGAATGACTTGTGTAAAACAGACTAGACCTTCTAGACTTAAAGATACTGACCATTTCTAAACCAATGGGGAGTAAACAGAAATCTACTGCCTCTCATCTCTTCCTAAATTAGGAAATGTTCCAAGACTACATTGTTATAAGGCTGGGTTATCTATTGAAAAGCCTAAACAGCTAACCCACAGTACATTGTATATGATCCAAAAATGTTAAACAGTTATCAGCTCTGAAATGCTGACCCCAACAAACAGAGGGGCTATGAGGGTTTATGATCAGAGACCAATACAGTGCCAGACTCAGAGAtgaaccccccccaaaaaagcttGCTAATTGAATGGAAAACTCCCATAACTTTAACCTTCTGCCTCTCTGTAGCAAAAGAGGAGAGAGGACACCAAGCAAGCCAATATATCAAACACTAAAACCTCTCCTTGTTTGAAATCACATCTAGTATTGTGTGTAAACTTTTCAATGATAAACAAGTTAATTCTGTAGCTTACTGAGAATCTGAGAAGGAAATGTGCTCTTCAAAAAGACCTTCCTGGTAACTACAGTCTCAACCTGCCACATTTTATCATAGGATCAAATCCAGTAATAAAATAATGAGTCTTGGAGGGCAGGCCAGACAGCTCATCTGTGTTTACTGAAAGCATCCGGCATATCTTATGAAACACATGGTGCCAAACAGATGGGTGGCCGCCCTCCCTCATCTGCCTGCCTGAGGCTTGCCCAACTGCTCCACAGGAAGTGACTGATGCCTGTTACTAAATATGAGGAAATCATCAGTATAGCATTCTGCTTCATCACTGTCTGCAACTGTCTGCACTTTGCAGCAGAAAAAAGATGTCCTAAAGAACCAAAGCTTCAAATTTTCATGAAATCATGATGACCATGTAGCTATTGCATCTCATTATTCCAACAGTGAAACATTCTACTTAAACTGACTTCAACagctttaaatataaattttgtgtcTTCCTTAATCATTCTTTTCCTATTggccttttaatttctttatatccAGTCTTAAGCCACCATTAAAAATTCAtccatttctaatatttatacaTCGTAAATTATGCAATCCAAATCAAGCTTCTCTCCTTGCCTCTGCCTTGACTAGATTTTCTTCTTCCAATGAAACCAGAGTGAATACAGTCAAGATTTTTCCCAGTAAGGATATGAGACCAGGACTAATCATCCTGTGGGAAGTACCTATTTCTGACATGCGTATATAATTAGACCAGGCAAAATAAACACCAACTACAAGGGGCAAGGAAAAGAAGTCACAGAAATGGGGAGGAAAAAGTATATCCTGAAGTGTATGTAGAAGAAAGGAGAAGTGGACCCCCAATTTTCCATGAAGATGTAGTAGGAATAAGGATAAGGTGAAGAGTAACATGTTAACTAGATGATACACTTTTTGAGGGCAGAGACCACATCTTATTATCTTTATATCCCCAGGGTCTGTTGTAGTACATGGCACAATGCAGTGCttgatacatatttatttgttcaacaagTTAGAGGCATGTGTGGATCAAGTCTTTTTTAGCATCTACTGGGGGTGTCCTCTACCAAAAGTCTCCTTgggtctctctgtctccccacaTCACTTCCAGTTCCAAGGACCTCACACAGTGATGGCCATATCCCCCATATACACATTTAAGTCAGTTCTATCAGAGTTGAGTTTGAGCAGCCTTACCCGGAGAGCATGCTTGCTAGCACAGTATCCAATGGAAAGAGGTACAGATATGATACCCAGGATGCTATTCACAGTAACAATCTTTCCTTGCTTCCTCTCGATCATGTGAGGCAGCACACATTTTGTCAAGGACACCGTCCCTAAGTAGTTAAGCTCTATTAGCTTTCTGTAGACATCCAAGCTGGTATCCATGCACAGAGAACGCTGGGACATTCCACCATTGTTGACCAGAATGTCGATCTagttaaataaaatcagaaaagggGTGTTTGGGGGATGTCCTGTGGATAGATTGATGGAATTCCTGTGGATGGTTGGTTATGTTGTTAACTTGAAGAATCAATGGAACAATGGTATATTTCCAGAAGTCagcaattaaaaagataaaataaaaccctGAATTTACCTGTGGAATTAAATTCCCGTTTTAGGTGACTTTTTGTGAAAGTTAATAAttgtcattaaaataaataaaagcagccagctgggcacagtagcctgtaatccctgcactttgggaggccgaggagggtggaccatgaggtcaggagttcaagaccagcctgaccaacatggtgaaaccccatctctactaaaaaatacaaaaattagctgggcgtgatggtgcacgcctgtaatcccagctactcaggaggctgaggcaggagaatcccttaaacccgggaggcggagattgcagtgaaccgatatcacaccactgcactccagcctgggcgacagagcaagactttgtctcaaaatacataaataaataaaagcagccGTGAATTTTTAGCTTCTTTTGTTCTACATGGAGGAATTTGTACTTGTTAAGACATGAAAAGTACTAATTCCATAACAACAAAGGCTCAGAGATTAAGGGGCCCAACTCATGGGCCTGATCTCACTGCATGGACCCCACTTGCCTAAAGCCCTTTGTATGACAGCACCACGGATGGGAATCTCTTCTGCAGTTACTTCAAAGCAAGACTATATCAATATAAGATGCTACTTACTCTACCAAACTCCTGGAGAACAGCTTTGGTAGCCGCTTCATGGGAACCAGTGTCGGTCAGGTCAAGGGGCAAAACaagtatatctttttcttttaaattgccATTCtctaaataaacacaaaaatttgtgTGGAAGTCATGCCATAGTTCAGTCAAGCTCCTTGCTACTCCCACTAACACCCACCCTGCAACAGGACTTGGCAACAAACTCATTTCTGGGTGGCCCTGTGAAAGTTCCTCTCGGTGGTCAGGAAGAGGACTAGTGGTTATATCAGACAAAAAGCTGGCTGGCCTCACAGGAAGTAGAATGGCAACTTGAATATGCAGTCTAACTTTACAATTTGATTTCTGATAGAAATCAAGATTATACTACAAACTagaaaagagcaaatattttagAGCAATTTCTTTAGAAGTACAGAAGTACCTTTGTTTTGTGATAGGCTCACAAAGATGAGTTGCTCTTCTACACACAAAACAACTACTTGTGCTTAAAATCAGTAAGAAGCTCAGAGTCCTACAGTCAAATGACATATAGAAGCTTCTCTCCAGAAGCTAAGGATTCCTGGAGGTAAACAGGGAAAAGGACACATGCCTGAAATTCCCAACCAAGAAACATGCTGCTGCTTTGTGATTGGctttctgttcatcaaaagaacAACTGAAACTAATTTTCCTGGACTCTAACCTTGAAATACAAGTAACATCAGtaagaaaaacaagcaagtaTAGAAAATAGAAGAGGTAAAAAGACTTCATGGGCAAAAGAGTTAAGCGTGAAACATCAACTGTATTAAATGAAAAAGTGGGCACTACAGATCTGCAAGATAAAAGGAAACAGCCTTGTGCCAGGTAAGAAATGCTGACCTGGTTCATCTACTCCACCAGTACAGGACTTGCAAGTCACAGCAGTAGAGGAACAACTATCAAAAGAAGTGGCCCAGTGCAAAAACACAAGAGGCCTTTGAAAGCAGTATCATGAAAGAGGCCTGTTGCCCTGCTGAGCACTACTGTGGCAACTAACTCTCATTTCTGGGTGGTTAGCTCGATCAGCAAAGTTAAAGATTTAAAAGAATGACAGGTAGAGAGATGGCCCAAAAAATGGTCTGttggaaaattcaaaattatctcAGTTTAGGTACTATTAATAAATGTTCcatgaaaaataataactttatacTTGAAGTTGCTTTCAATGTGAACataatggctgggtgtggtggctcacacctgtaatcccagcattttgggaggccgaggcaggcagatcacctgaggtcaggaggtcgagaccagcatggccaacatggtgaaaccctgtctccattaaaaatacaaaaattagctgggtgtggtggtgcacatctgtggtcccagctactcaggaggctgagatacaagaatcgcttgaacctgtgaggcggaagttgcagtgagccaagatcacaccgttgtactccagcctgggcaacaaagtgagactccatctcaaaaagaaaaaagtaaacataacTACACCAAAactcaaacaaaaatattaacactGTTGCCCTTTATGTGAATATGAAAGTATTACCTcaagttgtattttttaaagctaattCCATTCCTGTTCTTTTATCCTATATAATAAGTCTTATCCCATATGATTTTAATATCTGATACTTTAATAAAATGAGTAAGGATTCTTCCTAATTTCTATGATCAGATACATGTATGTCGTGGATAAGAACCCAACTGTTTTTTCTCTAAGACAAAAATCTAAGTTACTTGGTCACTAAAAATCCACCAGCATTTTATATAATTGTTGGTCACTCCCTAATGCCAAGAGTCAGTGCAAAAAAAGCATAGAAAGGtggcagaaaagaagaaaaaggcaagGGCAGCCAATTAAGACAAAAAGGAGAGGATCTGAGATGAAGCATGTAGAACATTTGGAGCCGGGGGGAAATCTCACTCCTCTCTAAAAGTCCCAAAACTGTATTTGAGTTTGGACTGATTTATTTCTAGGAAGCACCGCTGCTATTTCAGATCTGCTTACCTAGGCATCTTCTTTTCACCCTTTCCAGCTCATGCACTCTTCTGGCTGACAGCACAAGAGAAACTCCTAGTTTAGACAACTGGTAAGCCAGCTCCTCACCAATTCCACTCGAGGCTCCAGTCACCCACACCACCATATCAGTCAGCTCCCATTCTATGGAAGGAAtggaaatggaaggaagaaaataagcaaTGAATTACGCTCATAAAtccaagattagaaaaaaaaaaaaagccttaaacAATACCACTAAATATGAAGGCATGATGTATAGAgcttaaaatttgaaatattctaAGAAAGCATCTCCttcttaactaaaaaaaaaaagcattaatacAAATCATACTAGTAACAGTTATCaacacagtatttgtatattaCAGAACCTTCATGACTTTTCCAGACTTAACTTCAAGGTAAGCCTTATAACCTCATGGTTTCACTCTAAGGCTCTATTTAAGACAAACAGGTAAGATAAATATGATAGATAAGATAAACAGGCtaagtaaatagaaaaatcacTGTCTGGACTCACTTTCCTTAGCCATTAAATGAGGCATTCAGATTAGATAATGGCTGAAGGTCACATCCagtttttaattctattattCTAATATTTTGCAATGGAGGTTGATGAAGAATCTAAATATACCAAGTTCTGTGCTGTTGATGGAAACATCCTAGatttttaaagtagtattttccCCATTTGCCAATAATGCCTGATGCCTATCAGCTCAAGgtcattttgtaaaaatgttcCCCAGATGCCTGAGCTTTCATCTTAGGAGAATATAGTAATTCACCCAAGAACAAATGCATATTACAGAGAGATGAAATATTGTACTCTGCTTCTCCAATTATATTCCTCTTAAAAGACTACAAATGTTACAGTACTAAAGCAATGACAAatgctttattcttttctccAATGAAAAACTTATTAGCACTGCAAGAGATGATATTCACTGTCTCTCTGAACCCGTAAAGTCACTGTTATGCAAAGTTCCTGGGTGCCttatttactaaaatatatgttatttatcaaaaatatcaaatatcgTATCACTTAACATCACATTTCCGATTTTAGATCAGAAAAGTTAAAATCAGGAAATGATTGTACTGTTTTAAACAGCTCTAAATCCTAACTGTGATGTTAACAGTACCATCCCTGGAGACTGCCAGGGTTCAAATGGCAGCTCCATCACACACAGCACTGAAATGCTCCCAGGTGAAAACTTGGTGCCTTAATTTTCCACAACTGGAAATGTGATGAATAAGAACACATCCTTCACAGGATTGTTGAGAAATGAGTTAAAACATGGAAAGCACTCAGGGCAGTATCTAGTACATACTCAGTGTTTAATAAACGTCAATTATAATTATTGCTCAAGTTTTTTAACAGATGGACTTTACTACAGCAAAACATAGAACAGTCACTTAATAACGTATGTCTCCTAACTTCTCCAGCCAGGAAAACAGAGTTACCAATTCTAATGGCTTAACGTTTTTACATTACTTCCTATGTACTTAGCACATTGTCTACTAAAAGCCTCACCAGAACTGTATGGAAAGCTATTATTATCTCAGTTTTACAGAAAAGGTAACTGAGGTTTACAGAGAATAATTTGTCCCACTAGACCATAGATTCCATTAAGGGTAGGACCCTGTCTACCTTGTTCATTGCTGTGGCCTCAGTGCTTAGCAAAGACTGGAATATTGAAAAGGCTCCATAAATAACTACTGAATAAACAAACACCCAAGAACCCTGGCAGAGCCGGGATATAAGCCCAGGCATATCTAGCTCCAAAGCCCACACTGTCCACTATTTCATGATATACACATTTACATatgatcaatattttaaaacccaACTGTTTCTTAGACATTCAAGAAAATACCACTTGTCCTTAGGAAAAAGGTTCCATGTAAATATCTCAActaaggccaggtacggtggctcacatctgtaatcccagcactttgggaggccaaggcgggcagatcacttgaggccaggagttcgagaccagcctggccaacatgatggaacctgttctctacgaaaaatacaaaaattagccaggtgtggtggcacatcgttgtaaccccaactactcaggaggctgaggtgcgagaattgcttgaacctgggaggcagaggttgcagtgagccaagattgctccactgcactccagcatgggtgacagagtgagactgttggaaaaaaaaaaaaaaactcaactaaGGATGGAA encodes:
- the DHRS7 gene encoding dehydrogenase/reductase SDR family member 7 isoform X1, which encodes MNWELLLWLLVLCALLLLLVQLLRFLRADGDLTLLWAEWQGRRPEWELTDMVVWVTGASSGIGEELAYQLSKLGVSLVLSARRVHELERVKRRCLENGNLKEKDILVLPLDLTDTGSHEAATKAVLQEFGRIDILVNNGGMSQRSLCMDTSLDVYRKLIELNYLGTVSLTKCVLPHMIERKQGKIVTVNSILGIISVPLSIGYCASKHALRGFFNGLRTELATYPGIIVSNICPGPVQSNIVENSLTGEVTKTIGNNGDQSHKMTTSRCVRLMLISMANDLKEVWISEQPFLLVTYLWQYMPTWAWWITNKMGKKRIENFKSGVDADSSYFKIFKTKHD
- the DHRS7 gene encoding dehydrogenase/reductase SDR family member 7 isoform X2, which translates into the protein MNWELLLWLLVLCALLLLLVQLLRFLRADGDLTLLWAEWQGRRPEWELTDMVVWVTGASSGIGEELAYQLSKLGVSLVLSARRVHELERVKRRCLENGNLKEKDILVLPLDLTDTGSHEAATKAVLQEFGRGFFNGLRTELATYPGIIVSNICPGPVQSNIVENSLTGEVTKTIGNNGDQSHKMTTSRCVRLMLISMANDLKEVWISEQPFLLVTYLWQYMPTWAWWITNKMGKKRIENFKSGVDADSSYFKIFKTKHD